The Actinoplanes sp. N902-109 genomic interval ACCTGCTGTCCAACGCGGTGCGGTTCACCGATCGGGGTCTCGTCGCCGTCGAGGTCACCGTGGCCGGTACGCCTCCGACCGGCGGCGGTGGGGTCCTGCTGCGGCTGGCGGTCCGGGACACCGGCATCGGCATCACGGTCGCCGGCATGGACCGGTTGTTCCGCGCTTTCAGCCAGGTCGATGCCTCGACCACGAGGGTGTACGGCGGGTCGGGCCTGGGCCTGGCGATCAGCCGCCGGCTGGCCGAGCGGATGGGGGGCTCGCTGGAAGCGGCGAGCCGGTACGGGGAGGGCTCGACGTTCACCCTGACCGTGCCCCTGCAGCCGGCGGCCGGTGGCGTGCCCCCGTACGCCGTGGGTGCCGCCGGGCTTGCTGGACGGCGTGCTCTGCTGGTCAGCGACCAGCCGGCCACCCGTACCGTGTTGCGTGACCGGCTCGCCGGCTGGGGACTGGTCTGCACGGAAACCGGCACCGGCGCCGAGGCTTGCCAGGCCGCCCGGGACAGCGCACCCGACGTGGCCGTGCTCGACCTGGAACTGCCGGACATGCCCGGGCCGGCCCTGGCCGCCGCGCTGCGGGCGGAGCCCGGCCTCGGACAGCTTCCGATGATCTTGTTGAGCCGGGTGGACCGGCAGCTCCGGCCGGACGATCAGCGGTTCTTCGCCGCGACGCTCAGCAAGCCGGTCCGGCTCGCCGCCCTGTTCGACGTCGTGACCAGGGTGCTGACCGATGCACCGGACAACGGTCCGGGTGTAACCGCCCCGCCCCGGCCCGCCACCCGGCCGCTGCGCGTGCTGGTGGCCGATGACAACACGGTCAACCAGCGCGTGGCACGGCTCATGCTCAACCAGCTGGGCCACCGGGTCGACACGGTTGCCACCGGTGCCGAAGCGGTGGAGGCGATCCATCAGGCCGGGTACGACGTCGTGCTCATGGATGTGCACATGCCGGTGCTCGACGGGCTGGCCGCCACCCGCGCGATCCGCAGGGAGGTGCCGGCGGGCCGTCAGCCGGTGATCGTGGCGCTGACCGCCGGCGTGCTGGTGGAGGATCAGGCGGCCTGCATGGCAGCGGGCATGGACCACTATCTCGCCAAGCCCATCCGGGCCGATGCGCTGGCCGACCTGCTGGCGACGGTGGCGGAGCTGAGGCAAGCTCAGCGGCCCGCCGGCGTCGCCCCGCCGGCCGGGGAGCAGAGGCCGGAGCCGGCGGAGGCCGACCAGCCGGTCGGCCGGCGCGCCGAAGCGCTGCGGGCCCGGATCACCGAGATCCTCGGGCCCGAGCCGTCGGCCGCCGACCGCGCCGTGCTGATCGGGCCGATCGGCGATGTGGCCGGCACCCTGAACACGAGGCTGGAAACTCTCGCGGGCGCGGCCGGGCAGGGTGATCTGGAAGCCGTTCGCCGGCAGGCGCATGCGCTGCGCGGGGCGGCCGGCAACCTCGGCGCGGCAGAGCTGGCCGAATGCCTCACCGAGGTGGAACGGGCCGCCGCCGCCGGCCGGGACGACGTCCGGGAATGGCTCGGCCGCAGCCGGTCCGAGGCCGACCTGCTGCTGCCCGCGCTGCACACCGTCCTGGCGTACCTCGAACGCCCGGACGACTGATCCGTACGGCCGATTCCGCTCATCTCCCGGCCGGCGCTGCCGATGTGACCCGGCATGTCGACC includes:
- a CDS encoding CHASE3 domain-containing protein → MLAVGYVLIIVALIVIGAVAYHRIERLLSDRAWVEHTHRVLETTEDLRSLLQDAERGQRGYLITGEPGYLVPYRQAVADVDKTVVELRGLTRDNATQQQRIDLLLTPLRAKLGELDQSVAVRRDRGFDAAQAVVLTDRGVADMARLTAELDSIRAEELRLLDARSRSVDTQATSVRRLIVGGSAGATVAAAVLAWWATRRVTGPLAAVTEAARRVAAGDTSRRAEARGPAEVADMAVSVNAATDAIIAARDEALAATSAKSAFLATMSHEIRTPLNAVIGMTGLLLDTTLGAEQREFVTTIRESGDALLAIINDILDFSKIEAGELELEETPFVLHDLVDSALALVAVPAAGKGVELVAEVAADCPAVVRGDPTRLRQILANLLSNAVRFTDRGLVAVEVTVAGTPPTGGGGVLLRLAVRDTGIGITVAGMDRLFRAFSQVDASTTRVYGGSGLGLAISRRLAERMGGSLEAASRYGEGSTFTLTVPLQPAAGGVPPYAVGAAGLAGRRALLVSDQPATRTVLRDRLAGWGLVCTETGTGAEACQAARDSAPDVAVLDLELPDMPGPALAAALRAEPGLGQLPMILLSRVDRQLRPDDQRFFAATLSKPVRLAALFDVVTRVLTDAPDNGPGVTAPPRPATRPLRVLVADDNTVNQRVARLMLNQLGHRVDTVATGAEAVEAIHQAGYDVVLMDVHMPVLDGLAATRAIRREVPAGRQPVIVALTAGVLVEDQAACMAAGMDHYLAKPIRADALADLLATVAELRQAQRPAGVAPPAGEQRPEPAEADQPVGRRAEALRARITEILGPEPSAADRAVLIGPIGDVAGTLNTRLETLAGAAGQGDLEAVRRQAHALRGAAGNLGAAELAECLTEVERAAAAGRDDVREWLGRSRSEADLLLPALHTVLAYLERPDD